The following are from one region of the Rosettibacter firmus genome:
- a CDS encoding ATP-dependent helicase encodes MKFLNDLNEEQRKAVEYNAGPHMVVAGAGSGKTRVLTYKIAYLIEKGMEPESILALTFTNKAAREMKERIKALIGKKAEQLWMGTFHSILAKILRAESKYLNYKPNYSIYDREDSVSLVSNVMQNLNINLESLTPNGVQHRISHLKNQLILPEDFEKIMTNSLTDRKFLEIYKEYNKRLFENNAMDFDDLLIKPIELFRKEPKVLQKYKKMFKYILVDEYQDTNKAQYELLKLLSPPKDRICVVGDDAQSIYSWRGADIKNMLNFKKDFKDAKIFRLEQNYRSTKIILAAADSIIKNNTEQIAKTLWTENDNGEEITLIRATDEKDEAFQIAKRIKKEVSTRKISLSDIAIFYRLNSQSRVFEDIFRREGIPYKIVGGIEFYRRKEIKDIIAYLRVLSNPNDEESLLRIMNFPQRGIGNTSITKMIAFARKLNISLFTTMARVFEVIEVKERIQKNVKQFKLFLDKYIDLKNKLSLGELTSALIDELGILKIYKEENTPESLAHYENVQELISAIHDYCREHPNATLDDFLAEVSLVTSVDQYDEKSNAVTLMTVHSAKGLEFPIVFITGLEEDIFPLNPKFDSDSKLEEERRLFYVALTRAKQKVFLTYARSRYRFGEVAYQSRSRFIDELDKSTYTELYGPGSRRAGRRKAGANVEYDEYYQGSYDDYYEQERRSLRVGSRVSHAVFGIGKILAINGTGDMQKVTIAFEEHGTKQLLTKFANLKLI; translated from the coding sequence ATGAAATTTCTAAATGATTTAAATGAAGAACAGCGTAAGGCTGTAGAATATAATGCAGGTCCACATATGGTAGTAGCGGGGGCTGGCTCAGGTAAAACCCGTGTTCTAACCTATAAAATTGCTTATCTAATAGAAAAAGGAATGGAACCTGAGTCAATTTTAGCTCTTACGTTTACTAATAAAGCCGCCCGCGAAATGAAAGAGCGTATCAAAGCCTTGATTGGTAAAAAGGCAGAACAACTGTGGATGGGGACTTTTCATTCTATTTTAGCTAAAATTTTAAGAGCTGAATCTAAATATTTGAATTATAAACCTAACTATTCGATATATGATAGAGAAGATTCTGTTTCTCTTGTTTCAAACGTAATGCAGAATCTAAATATCAACCTTGAAAGCTTAACTCCAAATGGCGTGCAACATCGAATTAGTCATCTTAAAAATCAGTTGATTTTACCTGAAGATTTTGAAAAGATAATGACTAATTCTTTAACCGATAGAAAATTCCTGGAAATTTATAAAGAATACAATAAACGACTTTTTGAAAATAACGCAATGGATTTTGATGATTTACTGATCAAACCTATTGAGTTATTTAGAAAAGAACCAAAAGTTCTTCAGAAATACAAAAAAATGTTTAAATATATTCTGGTTGATGAATATCAGGATACCAATAAAGCTCAATATGAATTATTGAAATTATTAAGTCCACCTAAAGACAGAATTTGTGTGGTTGGAGATGATGCACAAAGTATTTATAGCTGGCGTGGTGCAGATATTAAAAATATGCTCAACTTTAAAAAAGATTTCAAGGATGCTAAAATATTCCGACTTGAACAAAATTATCGCTCCACAAAAATTATTCTTGCAGCTGCAGATTCAATTATAAAGAATAATACTGAACAGATTGCAAAAACTCTGTGGACAGAAAATGATAACGGTGAAGAAATTACTTTAATACGAGCAACAGACGAAAAAGATGAAGCATTCCAAATTGCAAAAAGAATTAAAAAAGAAGTTTCAACAAGAAAAATATCATTAAGTGATATTGCTATTTTTTACAGATTAAATTCACAATCACGTGTTTTTGAAGATATTTTCAGAAGAGAAGGTATACCATATAAAATTGTTGGTGGAATTGAATTCTACAGAAGGAAAGAAATTAAAGATATTATTGCTTATCTAAGAGTCTTATCTAATCCTAATGACGAAGAGAGTTTATTGCGAATAATGAATTTCCCGCAGAGAGGAATTGGTAATACTTCGATTACGAAGATGATAGCTTTTGCACGTAAACTAAACATATCATTATTTACAACAATGGCTCGTGTTTTTGAAGTTATTGAGGTTAAAGAAAGAATTCAGAAAAATGTAAAACAATTCAAATTATTTCTGGATAAATATATTGACTTAAAAAATAAACTTTCTCTTGGAGAATTAACATCTGCTTTAATAGACGAATTAGGCATCTTAAAAATTTATAAAGAAGAAAATACTCCTGAGTCGCTTGCTCATTATGAAAATGTTCAAGAATTAATATCTGCAATTCATGATTATTGTAGAGAACATCCCAACGCAACTTTAGACGATTTCCTTGCAGAAGTATCGCTTGTAACAAGTGTAGATCAATATGATGAAAAATCTAATGCAGTAACTTTGATGACAGTTCATAGTGCAAAAGGACTGGAATTCCCGATTGTCTTTATAACTGGTCTCGAAGAAGATATATTCCCGCTTAATCCAAAATTCGATTCCGATTCAAAATTAGAAGAAGAAAGAAGATTATTCTATGTTGCTCTAACTCGAGCTAAACAAAAAGTATTTTTAACTTATGCACGATCTCGTTATCGTTTTGGAGAAGTTGCTTATCAAAGTCGTTCAAGATTTATTGATGAATTAGATAAATCTACATACACTGAACTTTATGGTCCTGGTAGTAGAAGAGCAGGAAGAAGAAAAGCAGGAGCAAATGTTGAATACGATGAATATTATCAGGGAAGTTATGACGATTATTACGAACAGGAAAGAAGATCTTTGAGAGTCGGAAGTAGAGTTTCTCATGCTGTATTTGGTATTGGAAAAATATTAGCTATAAATGGAACTGGTGATATGCAGAAAGTTACTATTGCATTTGAAGAACATGGTACAAAACAATTACTTACTAAATTTGCAAATCTGAAATTAATCTAA
- a CDS encoding 6-phosphofructokinase — protein MKIGILTGGGDCPGLNAVIRAVVRKSIQNGHETIGIREGWRGILQNNFMPLDLDAISGILPRGGTILGTSRTNVYKEKDGEARVINNMKQAGIDCLVAIGGEDTLGVASKLFKAGVKVVGVPKTIDNDLNATDYTFGFDTAVNIATEAIDRLHTTAESHNRVMVVEVMGRHAGWIAVHAGIAGGADVILIPEKPFDLNEVCEIITKRHQRGKTFSIVVIAEGAKIKTEETVDKDGSLILSDVEVDAFGHVKLGGIGNVIAKEIEKRTGFETRATVLGYIQRGGSPTAFDRVLGTRLGVFAAELVHKGQWGYMAALRGKDIVAVKLEEAVGELKTVDMELYKVAETFFG, from the coding sequence ATGAAAATAGGAATTCTTACTGGCGGGGGTGATTGCCCGGGACTTAATGCTGTAATTAGAGCTGTTGTAAGAAAATCAATTCAGAATGGTCACGAAACAATTGGAATTAGAGAAGGTTGGCGTGGTATTCTCCAGAATAATTTTATGCCACTGGATCTCGATGCTATATCGGGAATTTTACCACGTGGTGGAACAATTTTAGGAACATCAAGAACAAATGTTTACAAAGAAAAAGATGGCGAAGCAAGAGTAATTAACAATATGAAACAAGCTGGTATTGATTGCTTGGTTGCAATTGGTGGCGAAGATACTCTTGGTGTTGCATCAAAACTTTTTAAAGCAGGTGTTAAAGTAGTTGGCGTTCCTAAAACTATTGATAACGATCTTAATGCTACAGATTATACCTTTGGTTTTGATACAGCAGTTAATATAGCTACAGAAGCAATTGATAGATTGCATACAACAGCAGAATCACATAACCGTGTAATGGTTGTTGAAGTAATGGGTCGTCATGCAGGCTGGATTGCAGTTCATGCTGGCATTGCTGGTGGAGCAGATGTAATTTTAATTCCAGAAAAACCATTTGATTTAAACGAAGTTTGTGAGATTATTACAAAAAGACATCAAAGAGGAAAAACATTTAGCATTGTAGTAATTGCTGAAGGCGCAAAAATTAAAACTGAAGAAACTGTTGATAAAGATGGTTCTTTAATTTTAAGTGATGTAGAAGTAGATGCATTCGGTCATGTTAAATTAGGTGGCATTGGTAATGTAATTGCAAAAGAAATTGAAAAACGAACTGGTTTTGAAACAAGAGCAACTGTTTTAGGTTACATTCAAAGAGGTGGTAGCCCAACTGCATTTGATAGAGTATTGGGAACAAGACTCGGAGTATTTGCTGCTGAATTGGTTCATAAAGGTCAATGGGGATACATGGCTGCTTTAAGAGGTAAAGATATTGTTGCAGTAAAATTAGAAGAAGCAGTTGGTGAATTAAAAACTGTTGATATGGAACTCTATAAAGTTGCCGAAACATTTTTTGGTTGA